The following proteins are encoded in a genomic region of Thermoflexus hugenholtzii JAD2:
- a CDS encoding alpha-amylase family protein, which translates to MNRLKFMGAPVDEAAHLEAYTEEGADRVASEMGCNWAYLTYNWGFPPEIEEADWIVFQKAAEIYHKHGVRVFAYIQTSNAVFAGSHRSREWYARDPAGRLIYYYTGRYMTCWLHPEWQAHLRERIREAIRYGADGIFFDNPWYGAQPLYLDGRWLGPAGCYCPRCRAAFRQAWGLEIPRRIHPQRDEGVRLYLRWRAQTVSHVLAALAEEARSLKPDVVISANDFDAVMRPSFLIYGIDLASLARIQDVLMIESFGLPRWEGVRLVNNAVTVRTARALAGNTPISTIAYDRGIGFDEVYPPRRFQQFIAEAVACGAIPVIKGTEFVSKGVFTVLTAPAYSRERKAIGDYHRWLAEHADLFLGRENAAPVVLLYPGDALWIEWPRMAPLYFGAAQTLLAAGIPWRVVRSPEEAAKAAVLVSLEPLSPAMGFPGRRVVLQELRGWRSGIRAGAALPLSVAALWEGFALRLYRSYFRSRWTRRWIDRLGLVHFFLQSPYFRLPSASARETLIGTIGPVFPRVAAAHPVLIEVWRRGAEEQIHLVNYAETPQEVTIYFEAPRRGVRLSPYEPVAPFEGSYLAFVLDVYSILVLEPN; encoded by the coding sequence ATGAACCGGCTGAAGTTCATGGGTGCGCCGGTGGACGAGGCGGCTCATCTGGAGGCTTATACGGAAGAGGGAGCCGATCGGGTGGCCTCCGAGATGGGATGCAATTGGGCTTATTTAACTTATAATTGGGGTTTCCCTCCTGAGATCGAGGAAGCGGATTGGATCGTTTTCCAAAAAGCAGCGGAGATCTACCACAAACATGGAGTTCGGGTTTTCGCTTATATTCAAACTTCCAATGCGGTCTTTGCAGGAAGCCATCGTTCCCGAGAGTGGTATGCCCGGGATCCGGCCGGGCGCTTGATTTACTATTACACAGGCCGCTATATGACTTGCTGGCTTCATCCGGAGTGGCAGGCCCACCTGCGGGAGCGGATTCGCGAGGCGATCCGCTATGGGGCGGATGGGATCTTTTTTGATAACCCCTGGTATGGGGCCCAGCCGCTCTATCTCGATGGCCGGTGGTTGGGGCCCGCGGGTTGTTACTGTCCACGTTGTCGCGCGGCTTTCCGCCAAGCCTGGGGCCTGGAGATCCCTCGCCGGATACATCCGCAGCGGGACGAAGGGGTGCGTCTCTATCTCCGATGGCGCGCGCAGACGGTGAGTCATGTCCTTGCGGCCCTGGCGGAGGAAGCCCGTTCTCTGAAGCCAGATGTGGTGATCAGCGCGAACGATTTCGATGCTGTCATGCGTCCGAGCTTCTTGATCTATGGCATCGATTTGGCCAGCCTGGCCCGGATCCAGGACGTCCTGATGATTGAGAGTTTCGGCCTTCCCCGCTGGGAAGGAGTCCGCTTGGTGAACAATGCGGTGACCGTGCGAACGGCCCGGGCGCTCGCTGGGAACACTCCGATCAGCACCATCGCCTATGATCGGGGGATCGGCTTCGACGAGGTGTATCCGCCGCGCCGTTTCCAGCAATTTATCGCCGAAGCGGTTGCCTGTGGGGCCATCCCGGTGATCAAGGGAACCGAGTTCGTCTCCAAAGGGGTATTCACCGTCCTGACGGCTCCGGCTTACTCCCGGGAGCGAAAGGCCATCGGCGATTATCATCGTTGGCTGGCCGAACATGCGGATCTGTTCCTCGGAAGGGAGAACGCCGCACCGGTGGTGTTGCTATACCCAGGGGATGCCCTCTGGATCGAATGGCCTCGGATGGCGCCCCTCTACTTCGGAGCGGCTCAGACGCTGCTGGCAGCGGGCATCCCCTGGCGAGTGGTCCGTTCCCCCGAGGAGGCCGCGAAGGCCGCGGTGCTGGTCAGCTTGGAGCCGCTTTCGCCGGCCATGGGCTTCCCGGGGCGCCGCGTGGTTCTGCAGGAGCTGCGGGGATGGCGAAGCGGGATCAGGGCTGGCGCGGCGCTTCCCCTCTCGGTGGCTGCGTTGTGGGAGGGCTTCGCGTTGCGCCTCTATCGCTCTTATTTCCGCTCTCGATGGACGCGGCGGTGGATCGATCGGCTGGGGCTGGTCCATTTCTTTCTGCAGTCTCCATATTTTCGATTGCCCTCGGCTTCCGCAAGGGAGACGCTCATCGGCACGATAGGCCCCGTCTTTCCCCGGGTGGCGGCCGCCCATCCGGTTCTCATTGAGGTGTGGCGCCGTGGAGCGGAGGAACAGATCCATCTCGTGAACTACGCGGAAACCCCTCAGGAGGTTACGATATACTTCGAGGCGCCTCGGCGGGGCGTGCGGCTCTCCCCCTACGAGCCCGTCGCCCCCTTTGAAGGAAGCTACCTGGCTTTTGTCTTAGATGTTTATTCAATATTAGTATTAGAGCCCAATTAA
- a CDS encoding carbohydrate ABC transporter permease — MVSVRSQQALLRRVTAAMTQAALVSLVVIFILSPIAWLVLSSVAPPKDLLARPPRWLPWPLDLSNYYQLLLGSGEQGTTLTAFTLRAFRFSLRNSMIVASGVTLMCLALGTSAGYAFARLRMPLGQRLLYLFLLVQMVPVVVLLIPMFLVVTRLGLLDRLEMVILLLTAFHLPFVIWILRSYFLSIPVELEEAALVDGASRLQVIRHVVLPVAIPGLFAAAVYTFMQSWNAFMIPLIFTSTETKRTVTVAIAMFVGRHYTEYGLISAAGVLASLPPVLLAIFFQRYLLAGLTAGAVKG, encoded by the coding sequence ATGGTTTCCGTTCGATCCCAGCAAGCACTTCTCCGCCGGGTGACGGCGGCGATGACCCAGGCGGCCCTTGTGAGCCTGGTGGTGATCTTCATCCTGTCCCCGATCGCATGGCTGGTGCTCAGCAGCGTCGCGCCCCCAAAGGACCTGCTGGCGAGGCCGCCCCGCTGGCTCCCGTGGCCGCTGGATCTCTCCAACTACTATCAGCTCCTTTTGGGGAGTGGCGAGCAGGGAACGACGCTGACCGCCTTCACCCTGCGCGCCTTTCGATTCTCTCTGCGCAACAGCATGATCGTGGCCAGCGGGGTGACGCTGATGTGCCTCGCCCTAGGGACCTCGGCCGGCTATGCGTTCGCCCGGCTTCGGATGCCCTTGGGCCAGCGGTTGCTCTATCTCTTCCTGCTCGTGCAGATGGTGCCGGTCGTTGTGCTGCTGATCCCGATGTTCCTGGTCGTCACCCGCCTCGGCCTGCTGGACCGCCTGGAGATGGTGATCCTTTTGTTGACGGCCTTCCATCTCCCCTTCGTCATCTGGATCCTGCGGAGCTATTTTCTGAGCATCCCCGTTGAGCTGGAGGAGGCGGCCCTGGTGGACGGCGCGAGCCGTCTCCAGGTGATCCGTCACGTGGTCCTCCCGGTCGCCATACCGGGATTGTTTGCGGCAGCTGTCTACACCTTCATGCAAAGCTGGAACGCTTTTATGATCCCATTGATCTTCACATCCACCGAAACAAAGCGGACAGTCACTGTTGCGATTGCGATGTTTGTGGGACGCCATTATACGGAATATGGGTTGATCAGCGCGGCAGGGGTTCTGGCCAGCCTCCCACCGGTCCTCCTGGCAATCTTTTTCCAGCGCTATCTATTGGCTGGTCTCACCGCAGGTGCTGTGAAAGGTTGA
- a CDS encoding ribonuclease toxin HepT-like protein — translation MSERLRVLRSDLQAEWAHIRRIYSALRETPDDLRDPKEAIVAGYYLHNLYNACENIFRRIAEAFENEIPDPSRWHALLLERMGREIEGIRPRVLREETLRLLDELRRFRHVFRTLYRFDLDPERVARARQDAFRLEPLLEADLQGFLEFLSRMDEGAS, via the coding sequence ATGAGCGAACGCCTTCGGGTGCTTCGATCGGATCTGCAGGCGGAGTGGGCCCATATCCGCCGGATTTACAGCGCCCTTCGGGAGACCCCTGACGATCTCCGGGATCCCAAAGAGGCCATCGTGGCCGGCTATTACCTGCACAACCTCTACAACGCATGCGAGAACATCTTCCGCCGGATCGCGGAGGCCTTCGAGAACGAGATCCCGGACCCCTCCCGCTGGCACGCGCTGCTGCTGGAGCGGATGGGACGGGAGATCGAGGGAATCCGCCCCCGCGTGCTCCGGGAGGAAACCTTACGCCTCCTGGATGAGCTGCGACGGTTCCGGCACGTGTTCCGCACCCTCTATCGCTTCGACCTGGATCCGGAGCGCGTGGCCCGGGCGCGGCAGGACGCCTTCCGCCTGGAGCCGCTGCTGGAGGCGGATCTTCAAGGCTTCCTGGAATTCCTGAGCCGAATGGACGAGGGAGCCTCCTGA
- the iolB gene encoding 5-deoxy-glucuronate isomerase: MLHVRGPYPLGYARIAEPGLTPLRHLRIGTVRLSPGSEIRLTFPDWETVLVLLRGKGDLEWPEGSVKVDRPDVFRELATALYLPSGMSVRLKAEEETEWAAIHALGDPDLPPRLITPGTLHPRVVGGEGFRRQIVEILGPDFPARHLLVGETLTFGGNWSSYPPHKHDEERPGEEAALEEVYLYKIHPPSGFALQWIYSSHHNIDHLFVIRSDDIVIIPCGYHPVVAPPGYTLYYLWAMAGERRALEVSVDPAHRWLLEHYQLSSPR; the protein is encoded by the coding sequence ATGCTCCACGTTCGTGGCCCTTATCCGCTCGGCTACGCTCGGATCGCCGAGCCTGGGCTGACACCGTTACGCCATCTCCGGATCGGGACAGTGCGCCTGAGCCCCGGATCTGAGATCCGGTTGACGTTCCCGGATTGGGAGACGGTCCTGGTCTTGCTCCGGGGAAAAGGCGATTTAGAGTGGCCGGAGGGCTCGGTGAAGGTGGATCGTCCCGATGTCTTCCGGGAGCTCGCCACCGCCCTTTATCTTCCCTCTGGGATGTCCGTACGCCTAAAGGCGGAAGAGGAGACGGAGTGGGCAGCGATCCACGCTCTGGGCGACCCCGATCTCCCCCCTCGGCTGATTACGCCGGGGACCCTTCACCCTCGCGTCGTAGGAGGGGAAGGCTTCCGTCGTCAAATCGTAGAGATCCTGGGCCCCGATTTTCCAGCACGACATCTTTTGGTTGGAGAAACCTTAACATTTGGGGGGAATTGGTCGAGTTATCCTCCACATAAACATGACGAGGAACGTCCGGGAGAGGAAGCAGCCCTCGAGGAAGTTTATCTTTACAAGATCCATCCCCCATCGGGCTTTGCGTTGCAATGGATTTACTCTTCACATCATAATATTGATCACTTGTTTGTTATACGTTCAGATGATATCGTGATCATTCCATGCGGATATCATCCTGTAGTGGCTCCGCCCGGCTATACCCTCTATTACTTATGGGCGATGGCGGGGGAACGTCGAGCCCTTGAGGTCTCCGTTGATCCCGCCCATCGGTGGTTGCTTGAACATTATCAGCTTTCCAGCCCCCGCTAA
- a CDS encoding carbohydrate ABC transporter permease yields MGEAMVRAEQAITAMKRRRWIRRHDPRLLGLLMVMPGGIVVVGLLFYPLLHSMAISLYDLNVRAPWIGPQFVGAANYIRALTSPDVRAAAGRSLYLAALGIGLGIPISMAFALILNRPFPLRGLVRGLLIVPWIIPGTVQGLLWARIYDPHYGALNGLLYQVGIIPDYVPWLLEPRRALLLVALANIWATVPMMTLLYLAGLQSIPEELYEAAQVDGAGPWARFVHITFPLLMPITLINLILKTIDALMLFDLVYVLTGGGPANATQVIGYYLYDAAFQRLEYGYASALAWLIALMALGLTGIYSRLTRVGEATS; encoded by the coding sequence ATGGGCGAAGCGATGGTTCGCGCGGAGCAAGCCATAACCGCCATGAAGCGGAGGCGATGGATCCGCCGCCACGATCCCCGGCTCCTGGGTCTTCTGATGGTGATGCCCGGCGGGATCGTGGTGGTGGGCCTTTTGTTTTATCCCCTCCTTCATTCCATGGCGATCAGCCTGTATGACCTGAACGTCCGGGCGCCTTGGATCGGGCCGCAGTTCGTGGGCGCGGCCAACTACATCCGGGCGTTGACCTCTCCAGATGTTCGGGCCGCGGCGGGCCGTTCGCTTTACCTGGCGGCGTTGGGGATCGGCCTGGGCATCCCCATCTCGATGGCCTTCGCCCTCATCCTGAACCGGCCCTTTCCGCTGCGGGGCTTGGTGCGAGGGCTTCTGATCGTCCCATGGATCATCCCGGGCACCGTCCAGGGTTTGCTCTGGGCTCGGATCTATGATCCCCACTACGGGGCCCTCAACGGGCTGCTTTATCAGGTGGGGATCATTCCGGATTACGTTCCGTGGCTTCTGGAGCCCCGGCGCGCGTTGTTGCTGGTGGCGTTGGCGAACATCTGGGCCACGGTCCCGATGATGACGCTTCTCTATCTGGCGGGCCTGCAGAGCATCCCGGAGGAGCTCTATGAGGCGGCCCAGGTGGATGGGGCAGGGCCGTGGGCGCGGTTCGTTCACATCACCTTTCCCTTGCTGATGCCCATCACCCTCATCAACTTGATCCTGAAGACCATCGACGCCCTGATGCTTTTCGATCTGGTTTACGTGCTGACCGGAGGGGGTCCGGCCAACGCCACCCAGGTGATCGGGTATTATCTCTATGATGCGGCCTTTCAGCGCCTGGAATATGGTTACGCCTCGGCGCTGGCTTGGCTGATCGCCCTGATGGCCCTGGGCCTGACGGGAATTTACAGTCGGCTCACTCGCGTCGGCGAGGCAACCTCCTGA
- a CDS encoding amylo-alpha-1,6-glucosidase, which produces MNVIPQHDGSLLVKNPQNYCLYDMGNPHLFVRFDGEGNLVHAFFAEGFYGGAWSFRLIVDGRPFQFREGHGIGRLWKLWGEEEGLEVRLDSFIGDSSPFVFQNLVLSSRSHQKLVKIRIVIRFSLPVLWHQRAQSALVRWIPAILRQPHWWSEGWAKLLLPPAPRHVTLHPGGAVQAKGIRPLQWVTDVPPHAMSVRGKEANIEWQFRLSPGETRRLRWALAAGLGEDPITRVEKAYDEAIRYAAWLSQGYPGGDPLLKSLFVAGLNTAMAMFKIFPEGFAGLVAGPDYAYPPRLYFRDGYWTAQILLAFRPDLVRQHLLSIARGVHESGECPSGVFAPYLLKFKEAMFGGLPDWLPKHLDAPAFFVLLVRDYLRATEDWEVLKEPISSLHDGVERSLWTIIWSAVRYLIAQDSDEDGLIEKPNAPNDWADNVRRGIWVTYDQALYIAALRAASEIAQARGEVVIASALKTKAAAAHRALKSVLWNSSSGYYVNYRRPGYLEDHFSIDTLIVLLYGLAEEEDARRVLDAARRLQTRYNPDQPYGDWGTMCVYPLYRNQKDIFGKSAHPYCYHNGADWPYWDGIYGWLLLQREDPDWEYVLTRWWTYSLDKGWLTPVEYYSPPYPRGGLLQGWSSMPATALIWAKHLTPRISFSHF; this is translated from the coding sequence ATGAACGTGATTCCCCAACACGACGGCTCTCTGCTGGTCAAAAACCCACAAAATTATTGCTTGTATGATATGGGAAATCCGCATCTTTTTGTTCGTTTTGATGGCGAAGGAAATCTCGTCCATGCGTTTTTCGCCGAAGGTTTTTATGGAGGTGCTTGGTCATTTCGTTTAATAGTAGACGGACGGCCTTTTCAATTTCGTGAAGGCCATGGGATCGGCCGGTTGTGGAAGCTCTGGGGAGAGGAAGAGGGTCTTGAAGTTCGATTGGATAGCTTTATCGGAGACTCTTCCCCATTTGTGTTTCAAAATCTGGTTTTAAGCTCTCGATCTCATCAAAAACTTGTGAAGATAAGGATTGTGATACGATTTTCGCTCCCTGTTCTCTGGCATCAGCGTGCGCAATCGGCCCTGGTCCGATGGATTCCGGCGATCCTTAGGCAACCCCACTGGTGGTCGGAGGGATGGGCCAAGCTGTTGCTCCCCCCGGCTCCCCGGCATGTAACCCTTCATCCCGGGGGAGCGGTCCAAGCGAAAGGGATTCGACCACTCCAATGGGTCACGGATGTCCCACCGCATGCGATGAGCGTCCGTGGAAAGGAAGCAAATATCGAATGGCAGTTTCGGCTCTCGCCGGGCGAAACACGGCGTCTGCGATGGGCGTTGGCGGCGGGGTTGGGGGAGGACCCGATCACGAGGGTGGAGAAAGCCTACGACGAAGCGATCCGGTATGCCGCCTGGCTTTCCCAGGGATATCCAGGGGGAGATCCGCTTCTGAAGTCCCTCTTCGTGGCGGGTTTAAACACTGCGATGGCGATGTTTAAGATCTTTCCGGAAGGATTTGCCGGCCTCGTCGCCGGACCGGATTATGCCTACCCGCCGCGATTGTATTTCCGAGATGGATATTGGACGGCACAGATCCTTCTGGCTTTTCGGCCGGATCTCGTGCGCCAGCATCTGCTCTCGATCGCCCGAGGGGTGCATGAAAGCGGGGAATGCCCCAGCGGCGTTTTCGCTCCCTATCTTTTGAAATTCAAAGAGGCGATGTTCGGAGGGCTCCCGGATTGGCTTCCCAAACACCTAGACGCACCGGCGTTCTTTGTCCTTTTGGTGCGGGATTATCTTCGTGCCACAGAGGATTGGGAGGTCTTAAAGGAACCCATTTCTTCGTTGCATGATGGCGTAGAACGTTCTTTATGGACCATTATTTGGTCAGCTGTAAGGTATCTAATTGCTCAAGATAGTGATGAAGATGGCTTGATTGAGAAGCCCAATGCTCCGAACGATTGGGCAGATAATGTGCGCCGGGGGATCTGGGTGACGTACGACCAGGCGCTTTACATTGCCGCTTTGCGTGCGGCCTCCGAGATCGCCCAGGCTCGAGGGGAGGTCGTCATAGCCAGCGCTTTGAAGACCAAGGCTGCGGCCGCTCACCGGGCCTTGAAGTCCGTCCTGTGGAACTCAAGTTCTGGATATTATGTGAATTACCGACGACCCGGCTATTTAGAAGATCATTTCTCGATCGATACATTGATCGTCTTGTTATATGGACTGGCCGAGGAAGAAGATGCTCGGCGCGTTTTAGATGCCGCCCGCCGTCTCCAAACAAGATATAATCCCGATCAACCATATGGAGATTGGGGAACGATGTGTGTTTATCCTCTTTATCGAAATCAAAAAGATATTTTTGGGAAGTCCGCACACCCTTATTGTTATCACAATGGAGCGGATTGGCCGTATTGGGATGGAATCTACGGGTGGCTGTTGCTTCAGCGGGAGGATCCGGACTGGGAGTATGTGTTGACCCGCTGGTGGACCTATAGTCTAGATAAAGGGTGGTTGACTCCCGTGGAGTATTATTCGCCCCCGTATCCTCGCGGCGGATTGCTCCAGGGATGGAGCTCCATGCCCGCTACGGCGCTGATCTGGGCAAAACATCTAACCCCACGGATTTCTTTTTCTCATTTTTAA
- a CDS encoding MFS transporter — protein sequence MKSVYLTLFLLFLANFLNFMDRQIIAALAPLLQREWELSDFQLGLLHTAFGVVYALAPFPIAYLADRWLRSRVVALAVGIRSAAMAWSGSALSYGMLLLGRAGLGFGQAGYGPSALAWISDVFPPAYRSRAVGFHDLGVLLGAAAGYGVGGLLGQALGWRLALWIAALPGFPLAVLIGRMRESVKGQSDLEALHAETTPASMPVLPPLETIRTFLRIATLRWTFVTGILISFATGALAYWLPSFAVRVHGLSPGHAGLLIGALTVLTGSLGVLSGGFLADRWWKRNPGGRLRTVGLGFALGSLPAMGAILIPDFRAFVWFSALALYFYTFYFPCMGPLMHQVTLPTMRAAVFGFYLFLVHILGSAPAPALVGWVSDQIGDLRIGVILAPLIALVGSTAAFWGSRYVGEDARRMQERLRSLI from the coding sequence ATGAAATCTGTTTATTTGACTTTATTTTTGTTGTTTTTAGCCAACTTTTTAAACTTCATGGATCGACAGATTATCGCGGCTCTGGCTCCTCTTCTCCAAAGGGAGTGGGAGCTCAGCGATTTTCAGTTGGGCTTGCTGCACACGGCCTTCGGGGTGGTCTACGCCTTGGCGCCGTTCCCAATCGCCTATCTGGCGGATCGCTGGCTGCGGTCTCGCGTCGTCGCCTTGGCCGTAGGGATACGGAGTGCGGCGATGGCCTGGAGCGGGTCGGCGCTTTCCTATGGGATGTTGCTGCTGGGGCGGGCTGGGCTTGGGTTCGGACAGGCTGGATATGGTCCTTCCGCCCTGGCCTGGATCAGCGATGTATTCCCACCGGCCTACCGCTCCCGGGCGGTTGGATTTCATGATCTGGGGGTGCTGCTGGGGGCCGCAGCGGGCTACGGGGTCGGCGGCCTCCTGGGTCAAGCCCTGGGATGGCGGCTCGCCCTCTGGATCGCGGCTCTCCCGGGCTTCCCGCTCGCCGTCCTCATCGGACGGATGCGAGAGTCGGTAAAGGGTCAGAGCGATCTGGAGGCTCTGCACGCGGAGACGACCCCTGCCTCCATGCCCGTTCTTCCACCCCTGGAAACGATCCGGACCTTCCTTCGGATTGCCACTCTCCGCTGGACCTTCGTCACGGGCATTTTGATTTCCTTCGCAACGGGAGCTTTAGCATATTGGCTGCCGAGTTTTGCGGTTCGGGTTCACGGGCTCTCTCCTGGGCACGCGGGTTTGCTGATCGGGGCGTTGACCGTCCTCACCGGTTCCCTCGGTGTGCTCTCCGGTGGTTTCCTGGCCGACCGATGGTGGAAACGAAATCCAGGCGGACGGCTGCGGACGGTTGGGTTGGGCTTTGCGCTGGGCTCCCTTCCGGCCATGGGGGCGATCCTCATACCGGACTTTCGTGCTTTCGTGTGGTTTTCAGCCCTGGCTCTCTATTTTTATACGTTCTACTTTCCGTGTATGGGGCCCTTGATGCATCAAGTGACGTTGCCCACCATGCGGGCTGCCGTCTTCGGCTTTTATCTCTTTCTTGTGCATATTTTGGGAAGCGCGCCTGCGCCGGCTCTGGTCGGTTGGGTTTCGGATCAGATCGGAGACCTTCGGATCGGGGTGATCCTGGCACCTCTCATCGCTCTGGTGGGCAGCACAGCCGCTTTCTGGGGGAGCCGATACGTTGGAGAGGATGCGCGCCGGATGCAAGAACGTCTTCGATCACTAATTTAA
- a CDS encoding nucleotidyltransferase family protein, with translation MGENPIWERYRESWREREARRQAEAEARRAAAQEAAERAIRAVAPRYPGIRRVYLFGSVLRPGAFRPDSDIDVGVEGDDGHGLFDFWRELEAAAPGWAFDVRPLDPEDPFSHRVRERGRLIYERTPSGASIGSAGGVGPYPPDLQRPSGDP, from the coding sequence GTGGGGGAGAACCCGATCTGGGAGCGCTACCGGGAGAGCTGGCGGGAACGGGAGGCGCGACGGCAGGCCGAGGCCGAGGCGCGCCGGGCCGCCGCCCAGGAGGCCGCCGAGCGGGCCATCCGGGCGGTTGCGCCGCGCTATCCCGGCATCCGGAGGGTTTACCTCTTCGGCTCGGTTCTGCGGCCTGGGGCGTTCCGCCCGGATTCGGACATCGACGTGGGGGTGGAGGGGGACGACGGACACGGGCTGTTCGATTTCTGGCGGGAGCTGGAGGCCGCGGCCCCCGGCTGGGCCTTCGATGTACGCCCGCTAGACCCCGAGGATCCCTTCTCCCATCGCGTGCGGGAGCGAGGACGGCTGATCTATGAGCGAACGCCTTCGGGTGCTTCGATCGGATCTGCAGGCGGAGTGGGCCCATATCCGCCGGATTTACAGCGCCCTTCGGGAGACCCCTGA
- a CDS encoding glycoside hydrolase family 125 protein translates to MGSWRDRKGRCGPGRGIAAVGGSCGRSPPGSLRLLACYGFCDPEDPVYRNTVRWLASPANPYFFPGPVGGPGSPHFPFPGVFDLANRLLTDPDPGILEVVRRAPLDGGLACESIDP, encoded by the coding sequence ATGGGATCGTGGAGGGACCGGAAGGGCCGATGTGGGCCTGGGCGCGGGATCGCCGCGGTCGGTGGGAGCTGCGGGAGGAGCCCCCCCGGGAGCCTGCGCCTGCTGGCCTGCTATGGGTTCTGCGATCCGGAGGACCCGGTTTACCGGAACACGGTGCGCTGGCTGGCCTCGCCGGCGAACCCCTATTTCTTCCCCGGCCCTGTCGGCGGGCCGGGCTCGCCCCATTTCCCCTTCCCGGGGGTCTTCGACCTGGCCAATCGCCTGCTCACCGATCCCGACCCGGGGATCCTGGAGGTGGTGCGGCGCGCGCCCCTGGACGGGGGCCTGGCATGCGAGTCCATCGATCCGTAG